One genomic region from Rattus norvegicus strain BN/NHsdMcwi chromosome 10, GRCr8, whole genome shotgun sequence encodes:
- the Wdr81 gene encoding WD repeat-containing protein 81 isoform X4, translating into MAQGSRRRKVVLTAGAEGCSSSSGPDMEELLRCAERDLNIDARQLALAPGGTHVVALVSTRWLASLRERRLGPCPRAEGLGEAEVRTLLQRSVQRLPQGWTRVEVHGLRKRRLSYPLSRVLPFEEGSCSPETLTRFMQEVAAQNYRNLWRHAYHTYGQPYSHSTAPSAIPALDSIRQALQRVYGCTFLPVGESMQCLSNVRDGPSRGSSACPSLLRAEALLESPEMLYVVHPYVQFSLHDVVTFSPAKLTNSQAKVLFILFRVLRAMDACHRQGLACGALSLHHIAVDEKLCSELRLDLSAYEMPSEDENQEVSEEKDRTGVKSEKDGEGRPGCPTCQKELRGLVLDWVHGRVSNFYYLMQLNRLAGRRQGDPNYHPVLPWVVDFTTPYGRFRDLRKSKFRLNKGDKQLDFTYEMTRQAFVAGGAGSGEPLHVPHHISDVLSDITYYVYKARRTPRSVLCGHVRAQWEPHEYPATMERMQTWTPDECIPEFYTDPSIFCSIHPDMPDLDVPAWCSSNQEFVTAHRALLESWEVSQDLHHWIDLTFGYKLQGKEAVKEKNVCLHLVDAHTHLTSYGVVQLFDQPHPQRLAGAPALAPEPPLIPRLLVQPIQEATGQEDISGQLINGAGRHVVEVTPCESGWTRERPTAGEDDLEQATEALDSISIPGKAGDQPGSSSSQASPGLLPFSAPSGSRPGRRSKATGLDSGEGDEGKIVLPEGFSPIQALEELEKVGNFLARGLGSQLEEPEKPQAQPPVYLQSLFHRDMQVLGVLLAEMVFATRVRILQPDAPLWVRFEAVRGLCTRHSKDIPVSLQPVLDTLLQLSGPKSPLVVKKGKLDPLFEYRPVSQGLPPPSPAQLLSPFSSVVPFPTYFPALHKFILLYQARRVEDEVQGRELVFALWQQLGAVLNEITPEGLEILLPFVLSLMSEEHTAVYTAWYLFEPVAKALGPKNTIKYLLKPLIGAYENPCRLHGRFYLYTDCFVAQLVVRLGLQAFLIHLLPHVLQVLAGVEASQEEGKGLVGTTEDEENELPVPGPGSCAFGEEIQMGGQPAASSGLGLPDYRSGVSFHDQADLPDTEDFQAGLYVAESPQPQEAEAVSLGQLSDKSSTSEASQGEERGGDDGGAPVDKNSVKSGDSSQDLKQSEGSEEEEEEEEGCVVLEEEEQDEVTGTSELTLSDTILSMETVVAPGDGRDREEEEEPLPEQTEGKEQKILLGPA; encoded by the exons ATGGCCCAGGGGAGCAGAAGGCGGAAAGTGGTTCTTACAGCAGGGGCCGAgggctgctcctcctcctcaggaCCTGACATGGAGGAGCTGCTCCGGTGCGCGGAGAGAGATCTGAACATCGATGCCCGGCAGCTGGCCCTGGCGCCGGGGGGCACCCACGTGGTGGCCCTAGTGTCCACGCGTTGGTTAGCTAGTCTCCGGGAGCGCCGGCTGGGACCCTGTCCCCGGGCTGAGGGCCTGGGTGAAGCGGAAGTCAGGACTCTACTGCAACGTTCGGTACAGAGGCTACCCCAGGGCTGGACGCGAGTGGAGGTGCACGGGCTGCGGAAACGGAGACTGTCCTACCCGCTGAGCAGAGTCTTGCCCTTTGAGGAGGGGTCCTGTAGCCCTGAGACTCTCACTCGTTTCATGCAGGAGGTGGCTGCCCAGAATTACCGGAACCTGTGGCGCCATGCATATCACACTTATGGGCAGCCCTATAGCCACAGCACTGCCCCCTCAGCTATACCTGCCCTAGACTCTATCAGACAAGCTCTACAGAGGGTCTATGGATGCACCTTCCTGCCAGTGGGTGAATCCATGCAATGTCTATCAAATGTCAGGGATGGGCCCTCTCGGGGCAGCTCTGCCTGCCCCAGCCTTTTGCGAGCTGAGGCCCTGCTGGAGTCACCCGAGATGCTCTATGTGGTACACCCTTATGTGCAGTTCTCCCTGCATGATGTAGTTACCTTCAGCCCTGCCAAACTGACCAACAGTCAAGCCAAGGTGCTTTTCATTCTCTTCCGTGTTCTGAGGGCCATGGATGCCTGTCACCGCCAGGGTCTGGCCTGTGGGGCCCTGTCTTTGCACCACATCGCTGTAGACGAGAAGCTTTGCAGCGAGCTCCGGCTGGACCTGAGTGCTTATGAGATGCCTTCTGAGGATGAGAATCAGGAGGTCTCTGAAGAGAAAGACAGGACAGGTGTTAAGTCTGAAAAAGACGGGGAAGGGAGACCTGGGTGTCCCACCTGCCAGAAAGAACTTAGGGGCCTTGTGCTAGACTGGGTCCATGGCCGCGTCAGCAACTTCTACTACCTCATGCAGCTGAATCGGTTGGCAGGTCGACGGCAGGGGGATCCCAACTATCACCCAGTGCTGCCCTGGGTGGTGGATTTTACCACGCCTTACGGGCGCTTCCGAGACCTTCGTAAATCCAAGTTCCGACTCAACAAGGGAGATAAGCAATTGGACTTCACCTATGAGATGACACGGCAGGCATTTGTAGCCGGTGGTGCGGGAAGTGGGGAGCCACTTCATGTTCCTCACCACATCTCCGATGTGCTCTCTGACATCACATACTATGTATACAAGGCCCGTCGCACACCCCGATCGGTGCTCTGTGGACATGTCCGGGCACAGTGGGAGCCCCACGAGTATCCTGCCACCATGGAGCGGATGCAGACCTGGACACCAGATGAGTGCATACCCGAATTCTACACGGATCCCTCTATCTTTTGCTCCATCCACCCTGACATGCCTGACCTGGACGTGCCAGCCTGGTGCAGTTCTAACCAGGAATTTGTGACTGCCCATAGAGCACTGCTGGAGAGCTGGGAGGTGTCCCAAGACCTGCATCATTGGATTGACCTTACTTTTGGCTACAAACTCCAGGGCAAAGAAGCTGTGAAGGAGAAGAATGTGTGTCTGCACCTGGTGGATGCTCACACCCATCTGACCAGCTATGGCGTGGTACAGCTGTTTGATCAGCCACACCCCCAACGCCTGGCTGGGGCTCCTGCCCTGGCCCCTGAACCTCCACTCATACCCCGGCTGTTGGTCCAGCCTATTCAGGAGGCCACGGGCCAGGAGGACATCTCAGGACAACTTATTAATGGTGCGGGCAGGCATGTTGTAGAGGTCACTCCATGTGAGAGTGGCTGGACTAGAGAGAGGCCCACGGCAGGGGAAGATGACTTAGAACAGGCTACAGAAGCTCTGgattccatttccatccctgggAAAGCAGGTGACCAGCCAGGCTCTTCCTCCAGTCAGGCCTCACCTGGTCTGTTGCCTTTTTCTGCACCCTCAGGCTCTCGGCCAGGCCGCAGGAGCAAAGCTACCGGGTTGGACTCCGGGGAGGGCGACGAGGGCAAGATTGTTCTTCCAGAAGGCTTCAGTCCCATACAGGCCTTGGAAGAGCTAGAGAAAGTGGGTAACTTCCTGGCCAGAGGCCTAGGGAGCCAGTTGGAGGAACCCGAGAAGCCTCAAGCCCAGCCACCTGTGTACCTGCAGAGTCTCTTCCATCGAGACATGCAGGTGCTGGGTGTCCTGTTGGCTGAGATGGTGTTTGCCACCAGGGTCCGGATACTGCAGCCCGATGCACCTTTGTGGGTACGCTTTGAGGCTGTTAGGGGCCTCTGCACACGCCACTCCAAGGACATCCCCGTGTCTCTGCAGCCTGTGCTGGACACACTCCTACAGCTGAGTGGACCCAAAAGTCCCTTAGTGGTGAAGAAGGGCAAGCTAGACCCACTGTTTGAGTACAGGCCTGTTTCCCAAGGATTGCCCCCACCCAGCCCAGCTCAGCTCCTCAGTCCCTTCAGCTCTGTGGTCCCCTTCCCTACCTACTTCCCAGCGCTGCACAAGTTCATTCTTTTATATCAGGCCCGGCGTGTGGAGGATGAGGTCCAGGGACGGGAGCTGGTGTTTGCTCTATGGCAGCAGCTGGGTGCCGTGTTAAACGAAATCACTCCCGAGGgcttggagatcctcctgccttttgtGCTGTCACTCATGTCAGAGGAGCACACGGCTGTGTACACAGCCTGGTACCTATTTGAACCTGTTGCCAAGGCCCTGGGCCCCAAAAATACCATTAAGTACCTCCTGAAGCCTCTCATTGGTGCCTATGAGAACCCCTGCCGCCTGCATGGCCGCTTCTACCTGTACACTGACTGTTTTGTAGCCCAGTTGGTGGTGCGGTTGGGCTTGCAGGCCTTCCTTATCCACCTGCTGCCCCACGTCCTACAGGTACTGGCTGGGGTGGAGGCCTCCCAAGAGGAGGGCAAAGGCCTGGTTGGGACCACTGAGGATGAGGAAAACGAGCTCCCAGTGCCTGGGCCTGGCTCCTGTGCCTTTGGGGAGGAGATTCAAATGGGTGGACAGCCGGCTGCTTCCTCAGGACTGGGGCTCCCAGACTACAGGTCAGGCGTCAGCTTCCATGACCAGGCTGACCTGCCAGACACCGAGGACTTCCAAGCTGGACTCTATGTGGCCGAGTCTCCACagccccaggaggctgaggccgtGAGCCTGGGCCAGCTGAGCGACAAGAGCAGCACTAGTGAAGCCTCACAGGGCGAGGAGAGGGGTGGGGATGATGGGGGTGCCCCTGTGGACAAGAACAGCGTGAAGTCAGGGGACAGCAGCCAGGACTTGAAGCAAAGTGAAggctctgaggaagaggaggaggaggaggaaggctgtgtggtgttggaggaggaggagcaggatgaAGTCACAGGAACATCTGAGCTCACTCTGTCTGACACAATACTGTCCATGGAGACGGTTGTGGCTCCCGGcgatgggagagacagagaagaggaagaggagcccCTGCCAGAGCAGACAGAGGGCAAAGAGCAGAAGATCCTCCTTG GTCCTGCCTGA
- the Wdr81 gene encoding WD repeat-containing protein 81 isoform X2, giving the protein MAQGSRRRKVVLTAGAEGCSSSSGPDMEELLRCAERDLNIDARQLALAPGGTHVVALVSTRWLASLRERRLGPCPRAEGLGEAEVRTLLQRSVQRLPQGWTRVEVHGLRKRRLSYPLSRVLPFEEGSCSPETLTRFMQEVAAQNYRNLWRHAYHTYGQPYSHSTAPSAIPALDSIRQALQRVYGCTFLPVGESMQCLSNVRDGPSRGSSACPSLLRAEALLESPEMLYVVHPYVQFSLHDVVTFSPAKLTNSQAKVLFILFRVLRAMDACHRQGLACGALSLHHIAVDEKLCSELRLDLSAYEMPSEDENQEVSEEKDRTGVKSEKDGEGRPGCPTCQKELRGLVLDWVHGRVSNFYYLMQLNRLAGRRQGDPNYHPVLPWVVDFTTPYGRFRDLRKSKFRLNKGDKQLDFTYEMTRQAFVAGGAGSGEPLHVPHHISDVLSDITYYVYKARRTPRSVLCGHVRAQWEPHEYPATMERMQTWTPDECIPEFYTDPSIFCSIHPDMPDLDVPAWCSSNQEFVTAHRALLESWEVSQDLHHWIDLTFGYKLQGKEAVKEKNVCLHLVDAHTHLTSYGVVQLFDQPHPQRLAGAPALAPEPPLIPRLLVQPIQEATGQEDISGQLINGAGRHVVEVTPCESGWTRERPTAGEDDLEQATEALDSISIPGKAGDQPGSSSSQASPGLLPFSAPSGSRPGRRSKATGLDSGEGDEGKIVLPEGFSPIQALEELEKVGNFLARGLGSQLEEPEKPQAQPPVYLQSLFHRDMQVLGVLLAEMVFATRVRILQPDAPLWVRFEAVRGLCTRHSKDIPVSLQPVLDTLLQLSGPKSPLVVKKGKLDPLFEYRPVSQGLPPPSPAQLLSPFSSVVPFPTYFPALHKFILLYQARRVEDEVQGRELVFALWQQLGAVLNEITPEGLEILLPFVLSLMSEEHTAVYTAWYLFEPVAKALGPKNTIKYLLKPLIGAYENPCRLHGRFYLYTDCFVAQLVVRLGLQAFLIHLLPHVLQVLAGVEASQEEGKGLVGTTEDEENELPVPGPGSCAFGEEIQMGGQPAASSGLGLPDYRSGVSFHDQADLPDTEDFQAGLYVAESPQPQEAEAVSLGQLSDKSSTSEASQGEERGGDDGGAPVDKNSVKSGDSSQDLKQSEGSEEEEEEEEGCVVLEEEEQDEVTGTSELTLSDTILSMETVVAPGDGRDREEEEEPLPEQTEGKEQKILLDTACKMVRWLSAKLGPTVASRHVARNLLRLLTSCYVGPTRQQFTVSCDDSPPLNAGNIYQKRPVLGDIVSGPVLSCLLHIAHLYGEPVLTYQYLPYISYLVAPGSNSSPSRLNSRKEAGLLAAVTLTQKIIVYLSDTTLMDILPRISHEVLLPVLSFLTSFVTGFPSGAQARTVLCVKTISLIALICLRIGQEMVQQHLSEPVATFFQVFSHLHELRQQDLQLDLKGCTEGQLPEATFSDGQRRPVDPTLLEELQKVFTLEMAYTIYVPFSCLLGIAHHVPLHRVTSSGKLSPTTSWSGSWQGYIWRA; this is encoded by the exons ATGGCCCAGGGGAGCAGAAGGCGGAAAGTGGTTCTTACAGCAGGGGCCGAgggctgctcctcctcctcaggaCCTGACATGGAGGAGCTGCTCCGGTGCGCGGAGAGAGATCTGAACATCGATGCCCGGCAGCTGGCCCTGGCGCCGGGGGGCACCCACGTGGTGGCCCTAGTGTCCACGCGTTGGTTAGCTAGTCTCCGGGAGCGCCGGCTGGGACCCTGTCCCCGGGCTGAGGGCCTGGGTGAAGCGGAAGTCAGGACTCTACTGCAACGTTCGGTACAGAGGCTACCCCAGGGCTGGACGCGAGTGGAGGTGCACGGGCTGCGGAAACGGAGACTGTCCTACCCGCTGAGCAGAGTCTTGCCCTTTGAGGAGGGGTCCTGTAGCCCTGAGACTCTCACTCGTTTCATGCAGGAGGTGGCTGCCCAGAATTACCGGAACCTGTGGCGCCATGCATATCACACTTATGGGCAGCCCTATAGCCACAGCACTGCCCCCTCAGCTATACCTGCCCTAGACTCTATCAGACAAGCTCTACAGAGGGTCTATGGATGCACCTTCCTGCCAGTGGGTGAATCCATGCAATGTCTATCAAATGTCAGGGATGGGCCCTCTCGGGGCAGCTCTGCCTGCCCCAGCCTTTTGCGAGCTGAGGCCCTGCTGGAGTCACCCGAGATGCTCTATGTGGTACACCCTTATGTGCAGTTCTCCCTGCATGATGTAGTTACCTTCAGCCCTGCCAAACTGACCAACAGTCAAGCCAAGGTGCTTTTCATTCTCTTCCGTGTTCTGAGGGCCATGGATGCCTGTCACCGCCAGGGTCTGGCCTGTGGGGCCCTGTCTTTGCACCACATCGCTGTAGACGAGAAGCTTTGCAGCGAGCTCCGGCTGGACCTGAGTGCTTATGAGATGCCTTCTGAGGATGAGAATCAGGAGGTCTCTGAAGAGAAAGACAGGACAGGTGTTAAGTCTGAAAAAGACGGGGAAGGGAGACCTGGGTGTCCCACCTGCCAGAAAGAACTTAGGGGCCTTGTGCTAGACTGGGTCCATGGCCGCGTCAGCAACTTCTACTACCTCATGCAGCTGAATCGGTTGGCAGGTCGACGGCAGGGGGATCCCAACTATCACCCAGTGCTGCCCTGGGTGGTGGATTTTACCACGCCTTACGGGCGCTTCCGAGACCTTCGTAAATCCAAGTTCCGACTCAACAAGGGAGATAAGCAATTGGACTTCACCTATGAGATGACACGGCAGGCATTTGTAGCCGGTGGTGCGGGAAGTGGGGAGCCACTTCATGTTCCTCACCACATCTCCGATGTGCTCTCTGACATCACATACTATGTATACAAGGCCCGTCGCACACCCCGATCGGTGCTCTGTGGACATGTCCGGGCACAGTGGGAGCCCCACGAGTATCCTGCCACCATGGAGCGGATGCAGACCTGGACACCAGATGAGTGCATACCCGAATTCTACACGGATCCCTCTATCTTTTGCTCCATCCACCCTGACATGCCTGACCTGGACGTGCCAGCCTGGTGCAGTTCTAACCAGGAATTTGTGACTGCCCATAGAGCACTGCTGGAGAGCTGGGAGGTGTCCCAAGACCTGCATCATTGGATTGACCTTACTTTTGGCTACAAACTCCAGGGCAAAGAAGCTGTGAAGGAGAAGAATGTGTGTCTGCACCTGGTGGATGCTCACACCCATCTGACCAGCTATGGCGTGGTACAGCTGTTTGATCAGCCACACCCCCAACGCCTGGCTGGGGCTCCTGCCCTGGCCCCTGAACCTCCACTCATACCCCGGCTGTTGGTCCAGCCTATTCAGGAGGCCACGGGCCAGGAGGACATCTCAGGACAACTTATTAATGGTGCGGGCAGGCATGTTGTAGAGGTCACTCCATGTGAGAGTGGCTGGACTAGAGAGAGGCCCACGGCAGGGGAAGATGACTTAGAACAGGCTACAGAAGCTCTGgattccatttccatccctgggAAAGCAGGTGACCAGCCAGGCTCTTCCTCCAGTCAGGCCTCACCTGGTCTGTTGCCTTTTTCTGCACCCTCAGGCTCTCGGCCAGGCCGCAGGAGCAAAGCTACCGGGTTGGACTCCGGGGAGGGCGACGAGGGCAAGATTGTTCTTCCAGAAGGCTTCAGTCCCATACAGGCCTTGGAAGAGCTAGAGAAAGTGGGTAACTTCCTGGCCAGAGGCCTAGGGAGCCAGTTGGAGGAACCCGAGAAGCCTCAAGCCCAGCCACCTGTGTACCTGCAGAGTCTCTTCCATCGAGACATGCAGGTGCTGGGTGTCCTGTTGGCTGAGATGGTGTTTGCCACCAGGGTCCGGATACTGCAGCCCGATGCACCTTTGTGGGTACGCTTTGAGGCTGTTAGGGGCCTCTGCACACGCCACTCCAAGGACATCCCCGTGTCTCTGCAGCCTGTGCTGGACACACTCCTACAGCTGAGTGGACCCAAAAGTCCCTTAGTGGTGAAGAAGGGCAAGCTAGACCCACTGTTTGAGTACAGGCCTGTTTCCCAAGGATTGCCCCCACCCAGCCCAGCTCAGCTCCTCAGTCCCTTCAGCTCTGTGGTCCCCTTCCCTACCTACTTCCCAGCGCTGCACAAGTTCATTCTTTTATATCAGGCCCGGCGTGTGGAGGATGAGGTCCAGGGACGGGAGCTGGTGTTTGCTCTATGGCAGCAGCTGGGTGCCGTGTTAAACGAAATCACTCCCGAGGgcttggagatcctcctgccttttgtGCTGTCACTCATGTCAGAGGAGCACACGGCTGTGTACACAGCCTGGTACCTATTTGAACCTGTTGCCAAGGCCCTGGGCCCCAAAAATACCATTAAGTACCTCCTGAAGCCTCTCATTGGTGCCTATGAGAACCCCTGCCGCCTGCATGGCCGCTTCTACCTGTACACTGACTGTTTTGTAGCCCAGTTGGTGGTGCGGTTGGGCTTGCAGGCCTTCCTTATCCACCTGCTGCCCCACGTCCTACAGGTACTGGCTGGGGTGGAGGCCTCCCAAGAGGAGGGCAAAGGCCTGGTTGGGACCACTGAGGATGAGGAAAACGAGCTCCCAGTGCCTGGGCCTGGCTCCTGTGCCTTTGGGGAGGAGATTCAAATGGGTGGACAGCCGGCTGCTTCCTCAGGACTGGGGCTCCCAGACTACAGGTCAGGCGTCAGCTTCCATGACCAGGCTGACCTGCCAGACACCGAGGACTTCCAAGCTGGACTCTATGTGGCCGAGTCTCCACagccccaggaggctgaggccgtGAGCCTGGGCCAGCTGAGCGACAAGAGCAGCACTAGTGAAGCCTCACAGGGCGAGGAGAGGGGTGGGGATGATGGGGGTGCCCCTGTGGACAAGAACAGCGTGAAGTCAGGGGACAGCAGCCAGGACTTGAAGCAAAGTGAAggctctgaggaagaggaggaggaggaggaaggctgtgtggtgttggaggaggaggagcaggatgaAGTCACAGGAACATCTGAGCTCACTCTGTCTGACACAATACTGTCCATGGAGACGGTTGTGGCTCCCGGcgatgggagagacagagaagaggaagaggagcccCTGCCAGAGCAGACAGAGGGCAAAGAGCAGAAGATCCTCCTTG ATACAGCCTGCAAGATGGTCCGCTGGCTGTCCGCCAAGCTTGGCCCCACTGTAGCCTCTCGCCACGTGGCCCGGAACCTGTTGCGCCTGCTGACATCTTGTTATGTTG GGCCCACTAGGCAGCAGTTCACAGTCAGCTGTGATGACAGCCCCCCACTGAACGCCGGCAACATCTACCAGAAGAGGCCAGTACTAGGTGACATCGTGTCCGGGCCTGTGCTCAGCTGTCTTCTCCATATTGCCCACCTATATGGAGAACCCGTTCTCACCTACCAGTACCTGCCCTACATCAGCTACCTG GTAGCCCCGGGGAGCAACTCAAGCCCCAGCCGACTGAACAGCCGCAAGGAGGCCGGGCTGCTGGCTGCGGTGACACTGACTCAGAAAATCATCGTATACCTCTCCGACACTACCCTCATGGACATTCTGCCCCGCATTAGCCACGAGGTCTTGCTGCCTGTGCTCAGCTTCCTCACCTCCTTTGTTACAGG GTTCCCAAGCGGGGCCCAGGCCCGGACTGTCCTGTGTGTGAAGACCATTAGTCTAATTGCCCTCATCTGCCTGCGCATCGGACAGGAGATGGTCCAGCAGCACCTCAGTGAGCCGGTGGCCACCTTCTTTCAAGTCTTCTCTCATCTGCATGAGCTTCGGCAGCAG GATCTGCAGCTGGATCTCAAGGGCTGTACTGAGGGCCAACTGCCAGAGGCAACCTTCTCTGATGGGCAGCGACGGCCAGTGGACCCCACCCTGCTGGAGGAGCTGCAGAAGGTGTTCACCCTGGAAATGGCGTACACAATCTACGTACCTTTCTCCTGCCTGTTGGGTATTGCCCATCACGTTCCTTTGCACAGA GTGACATCATCCGGAAAATTATCCCCAACCACGAGTTGGTCGGGGAGCTGGCAGGGCTATATCTGGAGAGCATGA